In Bactrocera oleae isolate idBacOlea1 chromosome 5, idBacOlea1, whole genome shotgun sequence, a genomic segment contains:
- the vap gene encoding ras GTPase-activating protein 1 isoform X2: protein MATGGIDMGDLAQELDQDEFDGPNMLNGERPAIIAPPESEWYHGRLDRYSAESRLRGTGKLGSYLVRESDRKPGSYVLSYLGRTGINHFRITAVCGDFYIGGRQFVSLSDLVGYYTSCSDLLKRERLVLPVPPPEPVNDKKRVVAHLPYTKMADTDELSFQKGDIFFVHNDMGDGWLWVTAHRTGEQGMIFRELVEDLDPVIDPNTVFPWFHPNCTKNEAVDMLVKAGPGSFLVRPSDNSPGDYSLFFHINNQIQRFRIEKKGVRYLMGGRTFECLDAVINRYRKEQIVEGHSLSHPVVNGSQPEFNQQFVVEKAAEKIYATLRECRDQIGLKKIKGIKHHGHLFKKSDKTAKWKQLYFALISEGSETHLCFYDNPKKTKPKGLIDLSCAYLYQCHESLWERPYCFQIVERALPCLANNTYLCATQETYVEWINALKAQCSSQFSRAQIKVPCLRELRCLNLHVLEAHKLPFKLVPHPYCSISLNQVKVGKTRVKIAPDPVWEEEFVLDDVPPDVVSLTITLISRGKRGKDSEVAELTIDLASLKNGQETEGWHQLTGMTPMGEWGSLRLRMRYLDDLIMPCEEYSPLQELLLEPELCVVKALAELCHNDRVPLATALLRVFRHEKRETELIRILCQAEIARENETTTLFRGASLATTLMDLHMRTECSGFLHAAVSETVQRILDSKQSAELNPTKMDVNDDACSNAEFLLQILDSVTHSIFTSPEACPRSVRYICNCLQKAVVAKWPTERLVRTRVVSGFIFLRLLCPALLNPRQFGLVSETPPTMATRSLIMVAKCLQNLANLIEFGGKEQYMEVVNPFILKNKERMIVFLDQLSLVTDPNPPPGMFSEQNSNHTVQDTGRELATLHHICVSYLPELQGLSNILSIKKLVTVTDMLTKHKLKYREKIS from the exons ATGGCCACAGGAGGCATCGACATGGGTGACTTGGCCCAGGAATTAGATCAGGATGAGTTTGATGGCCCAAATATGTTGAATG GTGAGCGACCAGCCATAATTGCACCGCCGGAGAGTGAATGGTATCATGGGCGCTTGGATCGTTATTCTGCTGAATCGCGACTACGCGGAACTGGCAAATTGGGCAGTTATTTGG TACGTGAAAGCGATCGCAAGCCTGGTTCATATGTATTAAGCTATTTAGGACGCACTGGCATTAATCATTTTCG CATTACTGCGGTGTGTGGTGATTTCTATATTGGCGGACGTCAATTCGTGTCGCTGAGCGATCTCGTCGGCTACTACACCTCATGCAGTGATTTGCTGAAACGTGAGCGCCTGGTGCTACCAGTGCCACCACCGGAGCCGGTGAACGATAAGAAGCGTGTTGTGGCACATTTACCCTATACCAAAATGGCTGACACCGATGAGTTGAGCTTTCAGAAGggtgatatattttttgtgcaCAATGACATGGGCGACGGTTGGTTGTGGGTGACAGCACATCGCACTGGTGAGCAGGGTATGATCTTCCGTGAACTAGTCGAGGATTTGGATCCGGTAATCGATCCAAACACGGTGTTTCCTTGGTTCCATCCGAATTGCACTAAGAATGAAGCAGTCGACATGCTGGTGAAAG CCGGTCCAGGCAGCTTTCTGGTGCGCCCAAGCGATAATTCGCCTGGCGATTACTCGCTCTTCTTTCACATTAATAATCAAATTCAGCGCTTTCGCATTGAAAAGAAAGGCGTACGTTATCTGATGGGCGGACGCACTTTCGAGTGCTTGGATGCCGTGATCAATCGCTATCGCAAAGAGCAAATCGTCGAAGGTCACTCACTCAGTCATCCA GTGGTTAACGGTTCACAGCCCGAATTCAACCAACAGTTTGTGGTGGAAAAGGCAGCCGAAAAAATCTATGCAACTCTGCGTGAATGTCGCGATCAAATCGGTTTGAAGAAGATAAAAGGCATCAAACATCATGGACATTTGTTCAAGAAGTCTGATAAGACAGCCAAATGGAAACAATTGTACTTTGCGCTTATCAGCGAGGGCAGCGAAACACATCTCTGCTTCTATGACAATCCGAAAAAGACTAAACCGAAGGGTCTCATCGATCTATCGTGTGCGTATCTATACCAGTGCCATGAATCGCTATGGGAGCGGCCATATTGTTTTCAAATAGTGGAGCGCGCACTGCCATGCTTGGCTAACAATACGTATCTGTGCGCGACGCAAGAGACGTACGTGGAATGGATTAATGCGCTCAAAGCGCAATGCAGTTCACAATTCAGTCGCGCGCAAATCAAAGTGCCGTGTTTGCGCGAGTTGCGTTGCCTGAATTTGCATGTGCTCGAGGCGCATAAGCTGCCATTCAAATTGGTGCCGCATCCCTACTGCAGCATCTCGTTGAATCAAGTGAAGGTGGGCAAGACGCGTGTGAAGATCGCGCCCGATCCAGTGTGGGAGGAGGAATTCGTTTTGGA CGATGTGCCGCCGGATGTGGTCTCACTCACAATTACGCTCATTTCGCGTGGCAAACGCGGTAAAGATTCGGAAGTCGCCGAACTCACCATCGATTTGGCCAGTCTGAAGAACGGTCAAGAGACGGAGGGCTGGCATCAGCTCACCGGCATGACACCCATGGGCGAATGGGGTTCACTACGTTTGCGCATGCGCTATTTGGATGACTTGATTATGCCCTGCGAGGAGTACAGTCCATTGCAGGAGTTGCTGCTCGAGCCCGAGTTGTGCGTGGTTAAAGCTCTGGCCGAACTTTGTCACAATGATCGCGTGCCGCTCGCTACGGCGCTACTACGTGTATTCCGTCATGAGAAACGCGAGACGGAGCTGATACGCATACTCTGCCAGGCGGAAATCGCGCGTGAAAACGAAACGACTACACTTTTCCGCGGCGCTTCGCTGGCCACCACACTAATGGATTTGCACATGCGCACTGAGTGCTCGGGTTTTTTGCACGCTGCCGTTTCGGAGACGGTGCAGCGCATACTCGACAGCAAGCAATCGGCCGAACTCAATCCCACCAAGATGGATGTGAACGATGATGCTTGCTCCAATGCCGAGTTTTTGCTACAGATACTCGATTCGGTGACGCATTCGATATTCACCTCGCCCGAGGCGTGTCCACGCAGTGTGCGCTACATATGTAATTGCCTGCAGAAGGCTGTCGTGGCCAAGTGGCCAACTGAGCGCTTGGTGCGCACGCGCGTCGTCTCCGGTTTCATATTTCTACGTCTGCTATGCCCGGCATTGTTGAATCCTCGTCAATTTGGCCTGGTAAGCGAAACGCCACCAACCATGGCTACGCGTTCGCTCATTATGGTAGCCAAATGCTTGCAGAATCTAGCAAATCTAATTGAGTTTGGCGGCAAG GAACAATACATGGAGGTGGTCAATCCGTTTATATTGAAGAATAAGGAACGCATGATTGTCTTTCTCGATCAATTATCGCTCGTTACGGATCCAAATCCACCGCCGGGCATGTTTAGCGAACAAAACTCCAATCATACTGTGCAGGATACTG
- the LOC106623161 gene encoding probable cyclin-dependent serine/threonine-protein kinase DDB_G0292550 has protein sequence MKMEKTPRYTQRERNMVLGFAAQYKDVIENKRTDAESNRKKDEVWRQIAKEFNARVYHQRSSKQLRQLYKNMKLLLKKDLCGEGKGNRTFMDLLNTLSQQESVAQYISEQMSPNGGSGIGNGGYGSNRQHKYDDDYDDSKNPFPQLAALGYDGMDPDVIVIKSEDISDNDQSQPPEDMDDDDGDCLSSKDIPEVCLEEEDDEIFATDLRHSTPVQSTHASHRASFNSNGPHQQQNSTQQPEVTIQNVGGIRVGSIGSLANLKALQNGGSNSALNIPNSSNNGNNGHGNGHGAHNAGRHTPSTRHQVSAEQQAAQQLLLNGLGLSAVHPAEPPLPQLQRATHAANSNSNNNLINSTNQLLLSLNANAGYAGLQKNSHAHGHGHSHHQHNGHGHGGSGAGGGLHNHSNSSSGSSSGIGGTHNVNNRNNDYLMSLAIKERERKIDLLNAQIDYWKTLTKKLDSNAAHNPTPACMCHFPGKVNGLQTPTSSS, from the exons ATGAAGATGGAGAAGACTCCCCGCTACACGCAACGGGAGCGCAACATGGTGCTGGGCTTCGCCGCTCAATACAAAGATGTCATCGAGAATAAACGCACTGACGCCGAGTCGAATCGCAAGAAGGACGAAGTGTGGCGCCAAATAGCAAAGGAGTTCAATGCGCGCGTCTATCATCAGCGCTCCTCCAAGCAATTACGTCAGCTCTACAAAAACATGAAATTGCTGCTGAAGAAGGATCTCTGCGGCGAGGGCAAAGGCAATCGCACATTCATGGATCTGCTGAATACGCTGTCGCAACAGGAGTCCGTCGCACAATACATATCCGAACAGATGTCGCCGAATGGTGGCAGCGGCATTGGCAATGGCGGCTACGGCAGTAATCGACAGCACAAATACGACGATGACTACGATGACTCAAAG AATCCCTTTCCACAACTTGCCGCGCTCGGCTATGATGGCATGGACCCCGATGTCATTGTCATTAAATCGGAGGACATCAGCGATAATGATCAGTCACAGCCGCCTGAGGATATGGACGATGACGATGGTGACTGTCTGAGTTCCAAAGATATACCCGAGGTTTGTTTAGAGGAGGAAGATGATGAGATTTTCGCCACTGACTTGCGTCATTCTACGCCTGTACAATCGACGCATGCGTCACACCGCGCCTCCTTCAACTCAAATGGACCGCATCAGCAGCAAAATTCCACACAACAGCCAGAAGTGACAATACAAAATGTCGGCGGCATACGCGTCGGCAGCATTGGCAGCTTGGCGAATCTCAAGGCGCTGCAGAATGGCGGCAGCAATTCTGCGCTGAATATACCAAACAGCAGTAATAACGGTAATAATGGCCACGGAAATGGTCATGGCGCACATAATGCTGGTCGCCACACGCCCAGCACGCGCCACCAGGTAAGCGCCGAGCAGCAAGCAGCACAGCAGCTGCTGCTCAACGGCCTCGGCTTGAGTGCCGTGCATCCGGCAGAGCCGCCATTGCCGCAACTGCAACGCGCCACGCACGCCGCtaatagcaatagcaacaacaatcttATCAATAGTACAAATCAGCTGTTGCTGAGCTTGAATGCGAACGCTGGCTACGCCGGCCTGCAGAAGAACAGTCACGCTCATGGTCACGGTCACAGCCATCACCAGCACAACGGGCATGGTCATGGCGGCAGCGGTGCTGGCGGCGGCCTGCACAatcacagcaacagcagcagtggcagcagcagcggcatcGGCGGCACACACAATGTCAACAATCGCAACAATGACTACCTCATGTCGCTGGCGATCAAGGAGCGCGAACGGAAGATTGACCTGTTGAATGCGCAGATCGATTATTGGAAGACTCTAACGAAGAAGTTGGACTCGAATGCTGCGCATAATCCGACGCCCGCCTGCATGTGCCACTTTCCCGGCAAAGTGAATGGTCTGCAGACGCCGACAAGTAGCAGCTAG
- the vap gene encoding ras GTPase-activating protein 1 isoform X1 → MADLIRLGNVDAAIHKDKLGSPTVCLDDGNLAAFGISALMATGGIDMGDLAQELDQDEFDGPNMLNGERPAIIAPPESEWYHGRLDRYSAESRLRGTGKLGSYLVRESDRKPGSYVLSYLGRTGINHFRITAVCGDFYIGGRQFVSLSDLVGYYTSCSDLLKRERLVLPVPPPEPVNDKKRVVAHLPYTKMADTDELSFQKGDIFFVHNDMGDGWLWVTAHRTGEQGMIFRELVEDLDPVIDPNTVFPWFHPNCTKNEAVDMLVKAGPGSFLVRPSDNSPGDYSLFFHINNQIQRFRIEKKGVRYLMGGRTFECLDAVINRYRKEQIVEGHSLSHPVVNGSQPEFNQQFVVEKAAEKIYATLRECRDQIGLKKIKGIKHHGHLFKKSDKTAKWKQLYFALISEGSETHLCFYDNPKKTKPKGLIDLSCAYLYQCHESLWERPYCFQIVERALPCLANNTYLCATQETYVEWINALKAQCSSQFSRAQIKVPCLRELRCLNLHVLEAHKLPFKLVPHPYCSISLNQVKVGKTRVKIAPDPVWEEEFVLDDVPPDVVSLTITLISRGKRGKDSEVAELTIDLASLKNGQETEGWHQLTGMTPMGEWGSLRLRMRYLDDLIMPCEEYSPLQELLLEPELCVVKALAELCHNDRVPLATALLRVFRHEKRETELIRILCQAEIARENETTTLFRGASLATTLMDLHMRTECSGFLHAAVSETVQRILDSKQSAELNPTKMDVNDDACSNAEFLLQILDSVTHSIFTSPEACPRSVRYICNCLQKAVVAKWPTERLVRTRVVSGFIFLRLLCPALLNPRQFGLVSETPPTMATRSLIMVAKCLQNLANLIEFGGKEQYMEVVNPFILKNKERMIVFLDQLSLVTDPNPPPGMFSEQNSNHTVQDTGRELATLHHICVSYLPELQGLSNILSIKKLVTVTDMLTKHKLKYREKIS, encoded by the exons ATGGCAGATTTAATACGTCTAGGGAATGTGGATGCCGCCATACATAAGGATAAGCTTGGTTCACCGACTGTGTGCTTAGATGACGGTAATTTAGCTGCTTTTGGTATAAGCGCACTAATGGCCACAGGAGGCATCGACATGGGTGACTTGGCCCAGGAATTAGATCAGGATGAGTTTGATGGCCCAAATATGTTGAATG GTGAGCGACCAGCCATAATTGCACCGCCGGAGAGTGAATGGTATCATGGGCGCTTGGATCGTTATTCTGCTGAATCGCGACTACGCGGAACTGGCAAATTGGGCAGTTATTTGG TACGTGAAAGCGATCGCAAGCCTGGTTCATATGTATTAAGCTATTTAGGACGCACTGGCATTAATCATTTTCG CATTACTGCGGTGTGTGGTGATTTCTATATTGGCGGACGTCAATTCGTGTCGCTGAGCGATCTCGTCGGCTACTACACCTCATGCAGTGATTTGCTGAAACGTGAGCGCCTGGTGCTACCAGTGCCACCACCGGAGCCGGTGAACGATAAGAAGCGTGTTGTGGCACATTTACCCTATACCAAAATGGCTGACACCGATGAGTTGAGCTTTCAGAAGggtgatatattttttgtgcaCAATGACATGGGCGACGGTTGGTTGTGGGTGACAGCACATCGCACTGGTGAGCAGGGTATGATCTTCCGTGAACTAGTCGAGGATTTGGATCCGGTAATCGATCCAAACACGGTGTTTCCTTGGTTCCATCCGAATTGCACTAAGAATGAAGCAGTCGACATGCTGGTGAAAG CCGGTCCAGGCAGCTTTCTGGTGCGCCCAAGCGATAATTCGCCTGGCGATTACTCGCTCTTCTTTCACATTAATAATCAAATTCAGCGCTTTCGCATTGAAAAGAAAGGCGTACGTTATCTGATGGGCGGACGCACTTTCGAGTGCTTGGATGCCGTGATCAATCGCTATCGCAAAGAGCAAATCGTCGAAGGTCACTCACTCAGTCATCCA GTGGTTAACGGTTCACAGCCCGAATTCAACCAACAGTTTGTGGTGGAAAAGGCAGCCGAAAAAATCTATGCAACTCTGCGTGAATGTCGCGATCAAATCGGTTTGAAGAAGATAAAAGGCATCAAACATCATGGACATTTGTTCAAGAAGTCTGATAAGACAGCCAAATGGAAACAATTGTACTTTGCGCTTATCAGCGAGGGCAGCGAAACACATCTCTGCTTCTATGACAATCCGAAAAAGACTAAACCGAAGGGTCTCATCGATCTATCGTGTGCGTATCTATACCAGTGCCATGAATCGCTATGGGAGCGGCCATATTGTTTTCAAATAGTGGAGCGCGCACTGCCATGCTTGGCTAACAATACGTATCTGTGCGCGACGCAAGAGACGTACGTGGAATGGATTAATGCGCTCAAAGCGCAATGCAGTTCACAATTCAGTCGCGCGCAAATCAAAGTGCCGTGTTTGCGCGAGTTGCGTTGCCTGAATTTGCATGTGCTCGAGGCGCATAAGCTGCCATTCAAATTGGTGCCGCATCCCTACTGCAGCATCTCGTTGAATCAAGTGAAGGTGGGCAAGACGCGTGTGAAGATCGCGCCCGATCCAGTGTGGGAGGAGGAATTCGTTTTGGA CGATGTGCCGCCGGATGTGGTCTCACTCACAATTACGCTCATTTCGCGTGGCAAACGCGGTAAAGATTCGGAAGTCGCCGAACTCACCATCGATTTGGCCAGTCTGAAGAACGGTCAAGAGACGGAGGGCTGGCATCAGCTCACCGGCATGACACCCATGGGCGAATGGGGTTCACTACGTTTGCGCATGCGCTATTTGGATGACTTGATTATGCCCTGCGAGGAGTACAGTCCATTGCAGGAGTTGCTGCTCGAGCCCGAGTTGTGCGTGGTTAAAGCTCTGGCCGAACTTTGTCACAATGATCGCGTGCCGCTCGCTACGGCGCTACTACGTGTATTCCGTCATGAGAAACGCGAGACGGAGCTGATACGCATACTCTGCCAGGCGGAAATCGCGCGTGAAAACGAAACGACTACACTTTTCCGCGGCGCTTCGCTGGCCACCACACTAATGGATTTGCACATGCGCACTGAGTGCTCGGGTTTTTTGCACGCTGCCGTTTCGGAGACGGTGCAGCGCATACTCGACAGCAAGCAATCGGCCGAACTCAATCCCACCAAGATGGATGTGAACGATGATGCTTGCTCCAATGCCGAGTTTTTGCTACAGATACTCGATTCGGTGACGCATTCGATATTCACCTCGCCCGAGGCGTGTCCACGCAGTGTGCGCTACATATGTAATTGCCTGCAGAAGGCTGTCGTGGCCAAGTGGCCAACTGAGCGCTTGGTGCGCACGCGCGTCGTCTCCGGTTTCATATTTCTACGTCTGCTATGCCCGGCATTGTTGAATCCTCGTCAATTTGGCCTGGTAAGCGAAACGCCACCAACCATGGCTACGCGTTCGCTCATTATGGTAGCCAAATGCTTGCAGAATCTAGCAAATCTAATTGAGTTTGGCGGCAAG GAACAATACATGGAGGTGGTCAATCCGTTTATATTGAAGAATAAGGAACGCATGATTGTCTTTCTCGATCAATTATCGCTCGTTACGGATCCAAATCCACCGCCGGGCATGTTTAGCGAACAAAACTCCAATCATACTGTGCAGGATACTG